The Montipora foliosa isolate CH-2021 chromosome 1, ASM3666993v2, whole genome shotgun sequence DNA segment TCTGAGAAAGACTGTTCCATAGTCTTGGGCCTATCACACTAAAAGCTCTCTCGCCATAACGCTTGGTATTAACACGCGGCACTACTAGTAATTTTTTAGAACAGGAACGCAAGGTTCGTGTTGGTTTGTATTCAATAAGCAGTTCTGATAAATACTGTGGTGAAAGACCATTTAAGCATTTAAAAACAATCAACAAGACCTTGTAGGTTATACACTTCTGAACGGGCAGCCAATGGAGATTATTCAATATTGGAGAAATATGTTCATGCTTCTTTAGACCACACACCAGACGAGCAGCACAATTTTTAACTGACTGCTTGATCAGATATTTAGGAAGACCTATTAAGATAGAGTTACAAAAGTCCAGCTTATTGGTGATGAAGGCATGGACCACAATTTCAAGAGATTGCTTGTCGAGGCAGGTACGAATTCGCCAGATATTTCTCAGGTGCCAAAATGATGTTTTACACAGTGCATTGACCTGCTTTCCAAAAGAAAGAATGTCATCAAAGACTACGCCAATATTACGACAAGACGTTGATGGAGTAATGCTTTCATCGCCCACAGTGAGATTTAAGATGTCAGGCCTTGGAGAAAATCTGGAGTGGAATACTAGTAACTCAGACTTATCATCATtcaatttcaaatgattttgagACATCCAAATTCTGATATCAGCAACGCAGTTCTCAACAGTTAACTTAGCTGTAGCTAGATCTTCATTACAAGCAGGGTCAAAAGCTAAGTAGAGCTGCGTGTCGTCAGCATAAAGGTGGTAACTTAAGCCATGGCTACAGATAATGTCGGTAATAGGTGCAGTATAGAGCGAGAATAATATTGGTCCCAAAACAGCCCCCTGCGGCACACCAAAGTCCAATGACCTAGAGGACGATAACACGTTGTTAATGGAGACAGTTTGGGTACGGTTACATAGATACGACTTTAACCAGAATAGAGCCTGACCTGTGATACCATATCTCAACTGAAGTCTAGATAATAAGGTAGAGTGATTCACGGTATCAAATGCGGCAGAAAGATCGAGTAGTAGTAGAAAAACAGCCTGGCGCTCATCTAAGGCCACTAAGATGTCATTGTGAACCTTTAAAAGGGCAGTTTCTGTACTGTGGAACCGTTTATATGCAGATTGATGAGCTTCATGGAGATTATTTGTAAGTAGATGTCCATTTAGTTGGTTAGCAACCGCCCTCTCAATTGTCTTAGAGATGAACGTCAGATTAGAAACAGGACGATAaagaagaaataagaaataatttACAGCAAGAATCACCAATGTGTGTCCACTTATTATAGTCTCCCGATGTATGCAATCCAGTCAACGGCAGGTacgttttgcaggttgcaggttgaaatttaactataactggaaaacctctggcacttaaaagaaaggtaaagcaaTAGagttaccgtgactgttacatgacgCTCTTTACGATAGACAGAATATACTTGCCGAAGGGTGAAGTTGCCAAGTTTTTACCACGTAAAAGATGCCAACTACTTTATGTAAGAACCCCTGATGAGTATATGGGTTATGAACTATTTTTAGTGTCAGCAGTTTTGCAGTTATAATTAAATTGCagcctgcaacctgcaaaacataCTTGCCGTCCAGTCAAGGCTTGAAATGGCTATTTGTGGCATGAGATCAGTTAAGGAGAGAAGGTCTCTGTTTCAAATCCTCTTCTGTATGTTTTGTTGTTAACTGAAACAACATTGCACATTGTAtggattttatttcttttgatggTTCCAGAGTCGTATTGCTAATAGACCAATtgcgatatattaaaattcagtcctaaacaaagggCATCATCTGAAGGCTTAGGGGAGTAAAGTCATACAAATCATAATATTCATTCCCCAGCACCTTGAGATGATGCCTTGTGTTTAAGtctgaattttaataaaattatatcaaaattggtctattagcaTTAAAAGCTTATTCACAGGGAAACCATGCTGAGTTCTGATGGACTGAAAACTTGTGTTTTACTCCGGTGAAACCTGTTTTCACGTCGTCGACTCGGCTCAGCATAAATAAAGTGTAAACATGGAAGCAATGTGTTACATTTCATTAGATAGATATGGCTGACCACCTGGCTAATATTAGCAGTTTTGGGCTCAATGGGTCTTTCATCCACTTTTGAAAGTCAACCAATCAATCAGGTATCTATCATGTCCTTAGGTCTACAACTGAGTTCTCCTTGCTGTGGGAAAACAACTGGTTGGTACGTAGTTCCTTGTTGCTTTGAAGAGTAGACCTCTTTGACAAAAGAAATCGCCAGATTCGCCAAGATGGCTGGCAATCTGGTATTGAACTAATTGACATACATTTGGCAATTTGACAAGAATTCGCCGAAATCGCCATATTTACCAGATTCGCCAACATGGCTCGCCACCATGTGTGGAAGTGATTGACATACATTTGGCTATTTGACAAGAATTCTCCAGATTCGCCAACACGGCTTGCCACCATGTGTGGAACTGATTTACATCCATTTGGCGATTTGACAAGAATTCGCCAAAATCGCTGAAATCGCCATATTCCCCAGACTCGCC contains these protein-coding regions:
- the LOC137970599 gene encoding uncharacterized protein; this encodes MAASHVGESGEYGDFSDFGEFLSNRQMDVNQFHTWWQAVLANLENSCQIAKCMSITSTHGGEPCWRIWSLDFGVPQGAVLGPILFSLYTAPITDIICSHGLSYHLYADDTQLYLAFDPACNEDLATAKLTVENCVADIRIWMSQNHLKLNDDKSELLVFHSRFSPRPDILNLTVGDESITPSTSCRNIGVVFDDILSFGKQVNALCKTSFWHLRNIWRIRTCLDKQSLEIVVHAFITNKLDFCNSILIGLPKYLIKQSVKNCAARLVCGLKKHEHISPILNNLHWLPVQKCITYKVLLIVFKCLNGLSPQYLSELLIEYKPTRTLRSCSKKLLVVPRVNTKRYGERAFSVIGPRLWNSLSQNLRDITNLEHFKKNLKTYLFKL